Within the Solenopsis invicta isolate M01_SB chromosome 11, UNIL_Sinv_3.0, whole genome shotgun sequence genome, the region TTTCCGATAGTACTTCGCGCGAATAACAATACGATGAAGAGCGAGATAAAATGCGcctatagaataaattttagcaaacctaacaacattggatcgctgctgggattttCTTCAAATCGTATATTACAACCGCGAAAATGGCACAAGTCGGACGTACCGATTAATATTCTCAACGTAAACGTTATTCGTATAGAATGCAATATGACCTCGAGCGCGTATAGCAACGACAAGCGTGTTCATACGATACATGAATTTTTGCCTAAGGTACCACCCGGGTATAAATTGTCGGAAACGGCGTTACAGATCATTTATCTGCCAATCACCGTGCAGAGCATTTCGGACTTGACGATACGCATTGTCGACCAATACGGATGACTGCTAGACTTTCGAGAAGAAGAAATCACCGTCAGATTACACATACGACGGCTACGGCGATAAAACGTGTGTATACGTGCAGCGTATGAGATGCTTGTTTTGAACGACACAGTCACAGATAACACAGTATTTACGAAGCCAATATTTGATAGCAAATTTTAATCATCCGATTGCATTTATAAGAAGAGAAAGCTCAACGCGtcaaacattgcatttttacaatctttggGATTTGCAGTACGAAATGTGTAAAATGACTGACATTCTCAATATCGGAGATGAGCCAATCTTCGACGATCGTATCGTCAAGATTGAGACTCACTCGTACAATACATACGCCAACACTGCGTTTGGATGTAGCGACGAAATAAGAATACCTATACAGCAGCAGGATTTATACACGTTGCCGTACGAAAGTTTTCTTTACATTGAgggaaaacttaaaataaaagaatcagCTGAGGGATCCAATGTGGTGTTAGGAAATAATTGCATCGCGTTCATGTTCGATGAGATTCGATACGAACTCAATGGCGTGGAGATTGCTCGCAAGAGAAACGTTGGAATAACCAGCACGCTCAAGAATTATGTTACTATGTCATCCGACAGAAGCGTAATTGCgagaaatgccggctgggatcCATGGAATCCTCCAaatggatattttaatttttgtgtaccgCTCAACATGTTATTAGGATTTTGCGAAGATTATAGACGTGTGGTGATTAACGCTCGTCACGAGTTGATTTTAATACGATCACGCAATGACAACAATTGTCTAATTGGCGATCCAGCGCGGCAGCCGGAAATCGAATTGCTCAAAgtacagtggcgaatgccgcatgtgTCGTTGAGTGAGAAAAATAAACTGTCGATGCTACGTGCACTAGAAAGTGGGAAATACCtgagcatggcttttcgctcatGGGATCTGTACGAGTTTCCACTATTGCAGCTCACAACAAAGCATTCGTGGGCCATCAAGACCGTTACTCAGCTCGAGAAACCGCGATATGTCATTTTCGCTTTGCAGACTGGTCGGAAAAACAACATGTCCGAGAATGCTAgtcgattcgaccattgcaagttaaacaatataaaacttTACCTGAACTCGAAATGCTACCCCTATGAAGATATGAATCTGGATTTTGATAGAAACAAATGGGCTATTCTCTACGACGGGTACGCAcgtttctgtaaaacttattaCGGATACGATTATCTCAAGCCTAATTAAACTGTTACAATGTTTCGACAAAATGGCCCTTTCATAATTATCGATTGTTGTCGGCAAAACGAATcgatcaagagcgcaaccgtggATGTGAGATTGGAATTTGACACTATGGAGAACGTACCAGCAAACACCACTGCCTTTTGTTTGATCTTGCATGATCGTTTAATCGAATACTGCCCATTGACCAacgttgtgcgcaaaatcacgtaaaatataaagaggCATATAAAGATTGAAACGTTTTGCGATGAGAagcagtcttcgtttcgacatGATTGTGCCAACGTTCGTGGACCTGCAAGGTTTTCCCCTTGGAGGATTCAGCGGTTTCATCGTCAAAGAATTTGCCGCTCTTAGAGAAGGAAGAGTTCTTTATCACTACATGTTTAAGAATCAAAGACCATGacattggctgatgaaatccgacaGATCTTGCTGTTGCTGGTTGACTGTGTGTCACCATGGCTTAAGATGGGAAGATGGGACAGTTTCGTACAAGTCAGCAAAACAGTTGAttacacgacgacgacgacgacgacgacgacgacgacgacgacgacgacgacgacgacgacgacgacgacgacgacgacgacgacgacgacgacgacgacgacgacgacgacgacgacgacgacgacgacgacgacgacgacgacgacgacgacgacgacgacgacgacgacgacgacgacgacgacgacgacgacgacgacgacgacgacgacgacgacgacgacgacgacgacgacgacgacgacgacgacgacgacgacgacgacgacgacgacgacgacgacgacgacgacgacgacgacgacgacgacgacgacgacgacgacgacgacgacgacgaccgacgacgagcgacgacgacgacgacgacgacgacgacgacgacgacgacgacgacgacgacgacgacgacgacgacgacgacgacgacgacgacgacgacgacgacgacgacgacgacgacgacgacgacgacgacgacgacgacgacgacgacgacgacgacgacgacgacgacgacgacgacgacgacgacgacgacgacgacgacgacgacgacgacgacgacgacgacgacgacgacgacgacgacgacgacgacgacgacgacgacgacgacgacgacgacgacgacgacgacgacgacgacgacgacgacgacgacgacgacgacgacgacgacgacgacgacgacgacgacgacgacgacgacgacgacgacgacgacgacgacgacgacgacgacgacgacgacgacgacgacgacgacgacgacgacgacgacgacgacgacgacgacgacgacgacgacgacgacgacgacgacgacgacgacgacgacgacgacgacgacgacgacgacgacgacgacgacgacgacgacgacgacgacgacgacgacgacgacgacgacgacgacgacgacgacgacgacgacgacgacgacgacgacg harbors:
- the LOC105206420 gene encoding uncharacterized protein LOC105206420, which gives rise to MTDILNIGDEPIFDDRIVKIETHSYNTYANTAFGCSDEIRIPIQQQDLYTLPYESFLYIEGKLKIKESAEGSNVVLGNNCIAFMFDEIRYELNGVEIARKRNVGITSTLKNYVTMSSDRSVIARNAGWDPWNPPNGYFNFCVPLNMLLGFCEDYRRVVINARHELILIRSRNDNNCLIGDPARQPEIELLKVQWRMPHVSLSEKNKLSMLRALESGKYLSMAFRSWDLYEFPLLQLTTKHSWAIKTVTQLEKPRYVIFALQTGRKNNMSENASRFDHCKLNNIKLYLNSKCYPYEDMNLDFDRNKWAILYDGYARFCKTYYGYDYLKPN